In Alistipes ihumii AP11, a genomic segment contains:
- a CDS encoding ATP-binding protein: MARLDIIEDRPQKKSSIILSRIPVKKWHDIIGEKTIADAVPDRNSTSRTAH, from the coding sequence TTGGCACGGCTTGATATAATCGAAGACCGGCCCCAAAAGAAGTCTTCGATCATTCTTTCACGAATACCCGTGAAAAAATGGCATGATATAATCGGCGAGAAAACCATTGCAGACGCCGTTCCGGACAGGAACAGTACATCACGCACTGCGCATTGA
- a CDS encoding glycosyltransferase family 92 protein — MKYHMIICAILKDETPYLVEWVEHHLGIGVEHFVLYDNNSVIPAKQTLEAYVRKGVVEVIDCPITNTPQVKAYSHCLFNMHDRADWIAYIDIDEFIVLKKHRDIHAFLADYDEYAGVCLNWVIHTANGHIEKPEGPVMQNYTEPLPYDFPANRHVKSIIQPAGVGIVVSPHYALYSDDYYAVDEKHRHVPGAFSEFSNEIAQINHYQTKSFEEWLDKVKRGIADSNFNRRKVEDFWHFNPQMLHLKRQVEQQFQDKIRLLGR; from the coding sequence ATGAAATACCATATGATCATCTGCGCCATCCTGAAAGACGAAACGCCCTATCTGGTCGAATGGGTGGAACATCACCTCGGCATCGGAGTCGAGCATTTCGTCCTGTACGACAACAACAGCGTGATCCCTGCCAAACAAACCCTCGAAGCGTATGTCCGGAAAGGAGTCGTAGAGGTTATCGACTGTCCGATAACCAATACCCCGCAGGTAAAAGCCTATTCTCATTGCCTTTTCAATATGCACGACCGGGCCGACTGGATCGCATACATCGACATAGACGAGTTTATCGTGCTGAAAAAGCACCGGGACATCCACGCTTTTCTGGCCGATTACGACGAATATGCGGGAGTCTGTCTGAACTGGGTGATCCATACGGCCAACGGCCATATCGAAAAACCCGAAGGACCGGTCATGCAGAATTATACGGAACCGCTACCCTATGATTTTCCGGCGAACCGTCATGTGAAAAGCATTATCCAACCCGCAGGAGTCGGCATTGTCGTTTCGCCGCATTACGCCTTATACAGCGATGACTATTACGCGGTAGACGAAAAGCACCGGCACGTTCCCGGAGCCTTCAGCGAGTTCTCGAACGAGATCGCCCAAATAAACCACTATCAGACCAAAAGTTTCGAAGAGTGGCTCGACAAGGTAAAGCGGGGAATCGCGGACTCCAATTTCAACCGCCGGAAAGTCGAAGACTTCTGGCATTTCAATCCCCAGATGCTGCATTTAAAACGGCAAGTCGAGCAGCAGTTTCAAGATAAAATCCGATTGCTCGGTCGATAA
- a CDS encoding SPASM domain-containing protein, producing the protein MAQATFGLDPFEDEECLACNVFPICGGGCPLDRQKKKMGKSINYCSIYKTRLADMLPALYKCYEQ; encoded by the coding sequence ATGGCTCAAGCGACATTCGGTTTGGATCCGTTCGAGGACGAAGAATGTTTGGCATGTAATGTTTTCCCTATATGCGGTGGCGGTTGTCCGTTAGACAGACAAAAGAAGAAAATGGGGAAAAGCATAAATTATTGTTCCATCTATAAAACGAGACTGGCCGATATGTTACCCGCCCTTTATAAATGCTATGAACAATAA
- a CDS encoding alkaline phosphatase, whose protein sequence is MRKLAWTAWALAMLAVAPDLSARESSRAKEEPVRNVIYMIGDGMGLTHVSMMMLEEGYRPTSFDRSQNVALITTYSANNRVTDSAAAGTALASGRKTNNGMLGMTPDGETFESMMEKAMEEGWKAGLVVTVYLQHATPAAFYAHVPSRNDLDEISEQFVESGVDVAFGGGKKFLAAERGDGKTLIDELKAKDYRVVYDLQEADAVDRGRIVGLFSEEYMPTVLNGRDENYLCDATKKALEILTNNAGRKGGFLLMVEGSQIDSEAHANNAQGILAETRDFDRAVGAAMDYADAHPGTLVVVTADHETSGLSITSNETDFTLSDSGVGYHFGTTGHSGTMVPVYLYGTGAERINGVMDNTELSKKIQSLMGLE, encoded by the coding sequence ATGAGAAAACTTGCTTGGACGGCTTGGGCTCTTGCGATGCTGGCCGTCGCGCCCGATTTGTCGGCCCGGGAAAGCTCCCGCGCGAAAGAGGAGCCTGTGAGGAATGTGATTTACATGATCGGCGACGGCATGGGGCTGACCCATGTGTCGATGATGATGCTCGAGGAGGGCTATCGTCCGACTTCGTTCGACCGCAGCCAAAACGTGGCGCTGATTACGACCTATTCGGCGAATAACCGGGTTACCGACTCGGCGGCGGCGGGTACGGCGCTGGCTTCGGGCCGCAAGACGAATAACGGCATGCTGGGAATGACGCCCGACGGCGAGACGTTCGAGTCGATGATGGAGAAAGCCATGGAGGAAGGGTGGAAGGCGGGGCTCGTCGTGACGGTTTATCTGCAGCACGCCACGCCGGCTGCGTTCTATGCCCATGTGCCGAGCAGGAACGATCTGGACGAGATATCCGAGCAGTTCGTCGAGAGCGGTGTGGACGTGGCTTTCGGCGGCGGCAAGAAGTTCCTCGCGGCCGAACGGGGCGACGGGAAGACGCTGATCGACGAGCTGAAAGCCAAGGATTACCGTGTCGTGTACGATCTTCAGGAGGCGGACGCCGTCGATCGGGGCCGGATCGTGGGCCTGTTCTCGGAAGAGTACATGCCGACCGTACTGAACGGGCGCGATGAGAACTATCTGTGCGATGCGACGAAAAAAGCTCTCGAGATTCTGACGAACAACGCCGGAAGGAAAGGCGGCTTCCTGCTGATGGTCGAAGGCTCGCAGATCGACTCGGAGGCGCATGCCAACAACGCTCAGGGCATTCTGGCCGAAACGCGCGACTTCGATCGGGCCGTCGGCGCGGCGATGGACTATGCCGACGCGCATCCGGGCACGCTGGTCGTCGTGACGGCCGATCACGAGACGTCGGGCCTGTCGATCACGAGCAACGAGACCGATTTCACGCTGTCGGACAGCGGCGTCGGCTATCATTTCGGCACGACCGGCCATTCCGGAACGATGGTTCCCGTCTATTTGTACGGGACCGGCGCCGAGCGGATCAACGGCGTGATGGACAATACCGAGCTGTCGAAGAAGATACAGTCGCTGATGGGTCTGGAATAG
- a CDS encoding outer membrane beta-barrel family protein codes for MSKPLAGRFFRFVEDMFLHKKGNVLELSFMCLLFLAIVSPVQAQNKPVIRGVIVDSIKKEKISSANIMVYKHDSILVANAVSGKDGTFVLKGIAEGEYTLHISHIQYGDRLLPWTVRHSISSADTLYLSSRDYVLDDLVVGPRWIRRQADRYKVSMKNNPIARGVNIKDALGRLPGVSSRNGLSINGISGTTVYVNGRKLSSEKELDAIPAALVKNVEVVFVSGSAHDARSRGGVILITLDNPDDRGGYGTIANDLRVRPRYGIGGESVNSVVNYKYDKWNVYNYVDYDYFKTLSDYAIDSYYPESFSRIDMRTRGRGHSHGLSDNLGIVYEITPRHNLGANFNLSLDRSDSEESSLSYISTYNKSAPSGSSSATSTPRGRNNLYQITLNYLWKINDDGASLNIKSDYLNTLGTNDAYRTYRYDYEGELPYSVRNKDHLQDRIHMFDNRIDISVPIRKKHQLLFGGRYYLNRTNRIAQYDSLHDEVWVNDAKLSDRFGLQGDGYAVYTSFSSSIHRFSYSLGLRAQWDGIDYTSRIGHENTERRYMHFFPTVSLSYALDDDDTMLASLSYTRGIQYMPFNEISSTVRFLSEYSYTRGNPDLTPAFYNAVQFSATIKKWDIYYNYEYIPNMIHYVTFIDDENPLVKYSMPMNSSSITGHIAGFTREFDITKWWNLSADLMLRNRKTRYEESGVKKAYRSTAYFADITNYFTFGNTSGGEISFYGETAEKIDDKTVFPVYSIGAKVYQYILKKKFLLKLSANQIVSKLRSNRIDKEIYQSRSRFLTDQTALIFSIQYNFRSAKDVRVKRIQKIQSVQKQEERE; via the coding sequence TTGAGTAAGCCTCTTGCAGGACGATTTTTTCGATTTGTCGAAGACATGTTTTTACATAAAAAAGGAAATGTTTTGGAGTTAAGTTTCATGTGCTTGCTGTTTTTGGCAATCGTGAGTCCTGTCCAAGCTCAAAATAAGCCTGTAATTAGAGGGGTTATTGTCGATTCTATAAAGAAAGAGAAAATATCCTCAGCCAATATCATGGTGTATAAGCACGATTCGATATTAGTTGCGAATGCGGTTTCCGGCAAAGACGGGACTTTCGTATTGAAAGGTATTGCCGAGGGTGAATATACTTTGCATATTTCGCATATTCAATATGGCGATCGTCTTCTCCCGTGGACGGTTCGGCATAGCATATCGTCGGCAGATACGCTTTATTTGTCTTCTCGCGACTATGTGCTGGACGATCTGGTCGTCGGGCCACGGTGGATTCGTCGACAAGCGGATCGTTATAAAGTCTCGATGAAAAATAATCCGATTGCCCGAGGTGTCAATATCAAGGATGCGTTAGGTCGGCTACCTGGCGTTTCGTCCCGTAACGGGCTTTCGATCAACGGCATAAGCGGGACGACGGTTTACGTGAACGGACGCAAATTGTCCAGTGAGAAAGAATTGGATGCTATTCCTGCCGCTTTAGTCAAGAATGTGGAGGTCGTTTTTGTTTCCGGGAGCGCCCATGACGCCCGATCGAGAGGAGGAGTTATTTTGATTACGTTGGATAACCCGGACGACAGAGGCGGATATGGCACGATTGCGAACGATCTGAGAGTTCGACCTCGGTACGGTATCGGCGGAGAGAGTGTCAATTCGGTTGTGAATTACAAATACGATAAATGGAATGTGTACAATTATGTCGATTATGATTATTTTAAGACGCTGTCGGACTATGCGATCGATTCCTATTACCCGGAATCCTTTTCCCGGATCGACATGCGAACGCGAGGTCGCGGTCATAGTCACGGACTAAGCGACAATTTGGGAATCGTATACGAAATCACTCCTCGACATAATCTGGGAGCTAATTTCAATTTGAGTCTGGACCGCTCTGACTCCGAAGAGTCGTCGCTTTCGTACATATCGACGTATAATAAAAGCGCGCCGTCGGGCAGCTCGTCCGCAACGAGCACTCCCCGCGGACGGAATAATTTGTATCAGATCACCTTGAATTACCTTTGGAAGATCAATGACGACGGCGCTTCTCTCAATATCAAGTCGGATTATTTAAACACTTTGGGCACAAACGACGCTTATCGTACATATCGTTACGATTACGAGGGAGAATTGCCGTATTCCGTTCGGAATAAGGATCATCTGCAAGATCGCATTCATATGTTCGATAACCGGATCGATATCAGTGTCCCTATCCGGAAAAAACATCAATTGCTTTTCGGCGGCCGTTATTATCTGAATCGGACCAACCGAATCGCTCAATACGATTCGTTGCACGATGAAGTCTGGGTGAACGATGCCAAGCTGAGCGATCGTTTCGGCCTGCAAGGTGACGGATATGCCGTTTATACCAGCTTTTCGTCTTCCATCCATCGGTTTTCTTACTCTTTGGGGCTGCGTGCCCAATGGGACGGAATTGATTATACCTCCCGGATCGGACATGAAAATACGGAGCGTCGCTATATGCATTTTTTTCCGACGGTCAGTCTTAGCTATGCATTGGACGATGACGATACGATGCTGGCCAGCCTTTCCTATACGCGAGGCATACAATATATGCCTTTCAATGAGATCTCTTCGACCGTCAGATTCCTGTCGGAATACTCGTATACGCGGGGAAATCCCGACCTGACCCCGGCGTTTTACAATGCCGTACAGTTTTCCGCAACGATCAAAAAATGGGATATCTACTATAACTACGAATATATTCCCAACATGATCCATTATGTGACATTTATCGATGATGAAAATCCGTTGGTCAAATATTCGATGCCGATGAATTCGTCCTCGATTACCGGGCATATAGCAGGCTTTACCCGCGAATTCGACATAACCAAGTGGTGGAATCTATCCGCCGATCTGATGCTCAGAAACCGTAAGACCCGATATGAAGAATCCGGAGTCAAAAAAGCATACCGAAGCACCGCCTATTTTGCGGATATCACCAACTATTTCACGTTCGGTAACACATCCGGGGGCGAAATCAGTTTTTACGGAGAGACCGCGGAGAAAATCGACGATAAGACGGTGTTCCCCGTTTACAGTATCGGCGCGAAAGTTTATCAATATATCCTGAAGAAAAAGTTTCTTCTGAAGCTAAGCGCCAATCAGATCGTATCCAAATTGCGATCCAATCGAATCGATAAGGAGATCTATCAATCGCGAAGCAGATTCCTGACCGACCAGACCGCTTTGATTTTCAGCATTCAGTATAACTTCAGATCGGCAAAGGATGTTCGTGTCAAACGAATCCAGAAGATACAGTCGGTCCAAAAACAAGAAGAAAGGGAGTAA
- a CDS encoding TonB-dependent receptor domain-containing protein, translated as MADSAGRIVFPGNVDFGKEFVKITAFGYKDIDITDGSPSEPLKVVFAPLSVRLDEFVVSVEQNTVQKSDRLVFNIAGTNLAKGNNIYEVLKFAPLVKEENRQLSIIGKESTLLYINGRKTNVPAESMNAYLRGIPAENIAKIEVITNPGTTLRDSGNTGIINIELKKNENDGVRGSLYVEDVQRKNNSQYGSLYLDMQKKNLNVTAGLYVNHSIQDAVNDTDYDYFNSGDKERLHENNNTRSLMTGGNVRADYRINPNHTVGMGFDAFHTEGKNRMLSDIYYGKLNSPSIDSVYYSDNRTDAPVSRYAVNLNYRGKMSENDWLTIDLDYLRNDRDNTVFNSYFLHNAEEQVLRSRFEQSGTDALNSYSGKIEYKHDFNAKHSLTAGFEGTRTDSESDFYYTSVVDDQYIPDTGKNNFFSYRETYIAGFLSYSWRINDKWSGIVGARLENVDARGNQKATGDKITRHDLNLIPSLSVMFAPNANHRLSYNLFSIAARPGYYSLNPFVFWLNPTTYKEFNPDLKTARMYSNGLTYTLKGAYTFLFSYMYVADCTNNFQIPVDGKYTKLKNLNYGDLHSFSLGFNWNKSLLNDYWYVKIAANGNYRRDKGHAESLVIDNSDFYYDASIFSNIVLSKKSNWSVTVNASYTGKMKLAYMEIDPKVRLSLGVKKIITQDWVINFGVNNLFLNRSTTEQTYDIYRFLTKAKYYSTEAFVNLSYSFGNKKSSGAQHRRNSSQETTLRLKE; from the coding sequence ATGGCCGACAGTGCGGGGCGGATCGTATTTCCGGGAAACGTCGATTTCGGCAAAGAGTTCGTCAAAATCACCGCATTCGGATATAAAGACATAGACATAACGGACGGCAGTCCATCGGAACCATTGAAAGTCGTATTCGCTCCGTTGTCGGTCCGTCTCGACGAATTTGTGGTTTCAGTCGAACAGAATACCGTTCAGAAAAGCGACAGACTGGTATTCAACATAGCCGGCACGAATCTGGCAAAGGGGAACAACATATACGAGGTATTGAAATTCGCTCCGCTGGTAAAAGAAGAAAACAGGCAACTGTCCATCATCGGCAAGGAATCGACTCTTTTATATATCAACGGACGGAAAACCAATGTTCCTGCCGAATCCATGAATGCCTATCTGAGGGGTATCCCCGCAGAAAATATCGCTAAGATCGAAGTCATAACGAATCCGGGAACCACTTTGCGGGACTCCGGCAATACGGGCATTATCAACATAGAACTCAAAAAGAACGAGAACGACGGCGTGAGGGGAAGTCTCTATGTCGAGGACGTTCAGCGTAAGAACAATTCCCAGTACGGAAGCCTCTATCTCGACATGCAAAAGAAAAATCTGAATGTGACCGCAGGCCTCTACGTCAACCATTCCATTCAAGATGCCGTCAACGATACCGATTACGACTATTTCAATTCGGGAGACAAAGAACGCCTGCACGAGAACAACAATACCCGGAGCCTGATGACGGGAGGGAACGTGAGAGCAGACTATCGGATAAACCCAAACCATACGGTAGGCATGGGGTTCGACGCCTTTCATACTGAAGGAAAAAACAGAATGTTATCGGATATCTATTATGGAAAACTGAATTCTCCCTCCATCGACTCGGTCTATTATTCCGACAACAGAACGGATGCTCCCGTGTCGAGATATGCCGTCAACCTGAACTACCGAGGGAAAATGTCCGAAAACGATTGGCTGACCATCGACTTGGACTATCTGCGGAACGACCGGGATAATACCGTTTTCAACAGCTATTTTCTGCACAATGCAGAGGAACAGGTTTTGCGATCGAGATTCGAACAGTCGGGAACGGATGCCTTGAACAGCTATTCCGGCAAAATCGAATACAAGCACGATTTCAATGCCAAGCACAGCCTGACGGCCGGATTCGAAGGCACCCGCACCGATTCCGAATCGGATTTTTACTATACTTCCGTCGTCGACGACCAATATATTCCCGACACGGGGAAAAACAATTTCTTCTCCTATCGAGAGACTTATATTGCGGGATTCCTCTCTTACAGTTGGCGAATCAACGACAAGTGGTCGGGAATAGTCGGTGCCCGTCTCGAAAATGTCGATGCCCGCGGCAACCAAAAAGCGACAGGAGACAAAATTACCAGACACGACCTGAATCTTATTCCTTCCCTATCCGTCATGTTCGCTCCGAATGCGAACCACCGGTTGTCTTATAACTTGTTTTCGATAGCGGCCCGGCCCGGATATTACTCTCTGAATCCTTTCGTCTTTTGGCTGAATCCTACGACCTACAAGGAGTTCAATCCCGACCTAAAAACAGCCCGGATGTACTCCAACGGTCTGACATATACGCTCAAAGGCGCCTATACTTTCCTGTTCAGTTACATGTATGTGGCCGACTGTACCAATAACTTTCAGATTCCGGTCGACGGCAAATACACAAAGCTGAAAAACCTCAACTACGGGGACCTGCATTCCTTCAGCTTAGGTTTCAACTGGAACAAATCCCTGCTGAATGACTACTGGTACGTCAAAATTGCCGCCAACGGAAATTACAGAAGGGATAAAGGACATGCGGAATCGTTGGTTATCGACAATTCGGATTTCTATTACGACGCATCGATTTTCTCGAATATCGTACTTTCCAAGAAAAGCAACTGGAGCGTGACGGTCAATGCCTCTTACACGGGAAAAATGAAACTCGCTTACATGGAGATCGATCCCAAAGTACGTCTTTCGCTGGGTGTCAAAAAGATCATTACGCAGGATTGGGTGATAAATTTCGGGGTGAACAACTTGTTTCTCAACAGGAGTACGACAGAACAGACATACGACATTTACAGATTCCTGACCAAAGCCAAATACTATTCGACCGAAGCATTCGTAAACCTTTCCTACTCTTTCGGCAACAAGAAAAGCTCCGGAGCGCAGCACAGAAGAAATTCATCGCAGGAAACCACACTGAGACTGAAAGAATAA
- a CDS encoding glycosyl hydrolase — protein MNLLRSLLGGLFCVVTSFGWSVSSAQVPVVPPFDELHQPFGVKDYQNFANPDKVFYPETWFHYIGGDVSLEGITKDLEAIADAGFSGIRLFHGQFAAFGPEPMSR, from the coding sequence ATGAACCTATTACGATCCTTACTCGGGGGATTGTTTTGTGTGGTGACCTCATTTGGTTGGAGCGTTTCATCTGCGCAAGTTCCTGTCGTTCCTCCTTTCGATGAATTACATCAACCTTTCGGTGTTAAAGATTATCAGAATTTTGCCAACCCGGACAAAGTGTTCTATCCCGAAACATGGTTCCATTATATCGGTGGTGATGTTTCTTTGGAGGGAATTACGAAAGATCTGGAAGCTATCGCTGATGCCGGTTTTTCCGGAATTCGGTTGTTTCATGGACAGTTTGCGGCGTTTGGCCCGGAACCGATGAGTAGATAG
- a CDS encoding outer membrane beta-barrel family protein, whose translation MKRFLLLVGYLCFSSAFAPAQNSTTIRGSVKLATGDSVEYYHVVVSTLNRSDTVVLAGEMFFEDRFEMKVPAHNPLFVSVSLLGYRSSSIRLDSTASESIAQGLEFVLKPDAFHVQTVTITAKRPAVKLEHGKILVDVQNSTLRDAGNVMDMFRRTPGMIATGREDFSVIGRGKPLVIVNDREIKNWEELEAIRSIDIRSIEVDRNPSPAYTAKAVVRIKTTKRLKDELSVQLSNALNMTRKISDNPSVRLSFRKKSVTSVLSYNYNHINSKIFESSEKNIIDSTGVFSNTKRYDFLSHVNGHRLLTGVDVTISPKSSLGFQYFYSGTRSEHTSRGTGKIIGRNEETFKDFSENLFPDRSLHSGTINYVYERKPDSRLMFIADYSTAANTEQSHIKETNLTSHSILNTEIRNKSKYRIYTGHLKYSFLLPSRIKSDAGAQFSFVDNNFHSSTRTTYLSDLSERTRIGDLTAAGYLNLNRAWKFGELEAGIRYEYARTRIDQNSAEANEAEEVDRSFSDFLPNANIFIHASEKLKVRASYARRVSRPGFRELDPCISYEDSLSYVSGNPFVKPSYENEWVVGIDFKDMLSFSMRYVKTKDARLQTYINDEDNSNILMMVPINIPRSESFYCEAFFNYAAQKWSFNCMAGLGVPRVNVPFLNGRKLVNHASWECAANVNLTLSKHFELYTNFSYSSPSYSLTTYQFAYNNLTVGMMGYFCQRKLTVNIEGTDLLDGSNWNNWEDRYLNVVTRNRGNFDMRGVKVAVSYLFNGTVKALKSRRGNTEILQRAD comes from the coding sequence ATGAAACGTTTTCTGCTGTTAGTAGGATATTTGTGTTTTTCCTCCGCATTTGCACCGGCACAGAACTCAACGACGATCAGAGGTTCCGTAAAACTGGCCACGGGGGATTCGGTCGAATACTACCATGTGGTCGTATCGACGCTGAACCGGTCCGACACGGTAGTGCTCGCCGGCGAAATGTTTTTCGAAGATCGTTTCGAGATGAAAGTGCCGGCGCATAATCCTCTGTTCGTAAGCGTGTCGCTGTTAGGCTACCGATCGTCCTCCATCCGTCTCGATTCGACCGCATCGGAAAGCATCGCTCAGGGTCTGGAGTTCGTTCTGAAGCCCGACGCCTTTCATGTTCAAACTGTTACCATAACGGCAAAAAGACCCGCCGTTAAGCTTGAACATGGCAAAATTCTGGTCGATGTTCAAAATTCGACATTGCGCGACGCAGGGAATGTCATGGACATGTTCCGAAGAACTCCGGGAATGATCGCTACCGGCAGGGAGGATTTCAGCGTGATCGGTCGGGGCAAGCCGCTGGTGATCGTCAACGACCGAGAGATCAAAAACTGGGAGGAGCTCGAGGCGATCCGTTCCATCGACATACGCAGCATCGAAGTGGATCGCAACCCTTCGCCCGCCTATACCGCCAAAGCGGTCGTGCGGATTAAAACGACGAAACGCCTGAAGGACGAATTGTCCGTCCAGCTCTCGAACGCACTGAATATGACGCGTAAAATATCCGATAATCCTTCGGTTCGCTTAAGTTTTCGGAAAAAGAGCGTCACCTCCGTGTTGAGTTATAACTATAACCACATCAACAGCAAAATTTTCGAGAGCTCGGAAAAAAACATCATCGATTCGACCGGTGTTTTCAGCAATACCAAACGATATGATTTTCTGAGTCATGTCAACGGGCACCGTTTACTGACAGGCGTCGACGTGACGATCAGTCCCAAAAGCAGTCTCGGATTTCAATATTTTTATAGCGGGACCCGATCCGAGCATACCTCTCGGGGAACCGGAAAGATTATCGGTCGCAACGAGGAGACATTCAAAGATTTCAGTGAAAACCTTTTTCCCGACCGCTCTTTACACAGCGGAACGATCAATTACGTTTACGAAAGGAAGCCGGACAGCCGCCTGATGTTCATTGCCGATTATTCAACCGCGGCCAATACGGAACAGAGCCACATCAAAGAGACGAATCTGACGTCCCATTCGATTCTTAATACGGAGATTCGGAACAAAAGCAAATATCGGATTTATACCGGACATCTGAAGTACAGCTTTTTGCTTCCGTCCCGAATAAAATCCGATGCAGGCGCTCAATTTTCATTCGTCGACAACAATTTCCACTCCTCTACCCGGACGACTTATCTCTCCGACCTGTCGGAACGTACTCGGATCGGCGATCTGACCGCTGCGGGTTACTTGAATCTGAACAGAGCATGGAAGTTCGGAGAATTGGAGGCGGGAATACGATACGAATACGCACGAACTCGGATCGACCAGAATTCGGCCGAAGCGAACGAAGCTGAAGAAGTCGACCGATCTTTCTCGGATTTTCTCCCGAATGCGAATATTTTCATCCATGCGTCCGAGAAACTGAAGGTCCGTGCGAGCTATGCCCGCCGGGTGTCCCGGCCCGGGTTTCGCGAACTGGACCCGTGCATATCTTATGAAGATTCGCTAAGTTACGTGAGCGGAAACCCTTTCGTAAAACCCTCTTATGAGAACGAATGGGTCGTAGGGATCGACTTCAAGGATATGTTATCTTTCTCTATGAGGTACGTAAAGACCAAAGACGCACGGCTGCAAACATACATAAACGATGAGGATAACTCGAATATTCTGATGATGGTACCGATCAACATTCCTCGATCGGAGTCGTTTTATTGCGAGGCTTTTTTCAATTACGCCGCACAGAAATGGAGCTTCAATTGCATGGCCGGATTGGGAGTGCCGAGAGTCAACGTCCCTTTTTTGAACGGCCGTAAATTGGTAAACCACGCGTCATGGGAGTGTGCGGCCAATGTCAACCTGACGTTGAGCAAACATTTTGAGCTATACACAAACTTTTCCTATTCCAGTCCGAGTTATTCGCTCACCACTTACCAATTCGCCTACAACAACCTCACAGTGGGAATGATGGGCTACTTTTGCCAAAGGAAGCTGACCGTCAATATCGAAGGGACGGATCTGTTGGACGGGAGCAATTGGAATAACTGGGAGGATCGGTACCTGAACGTCGTGACGCGTAACAGAGGCAATTTTGACATGCGGGGAGTCAAGGTAGCCGTTTCGTATCTTTTCAACGGAACCGTCAAGGCGTTGAAATCCCGTCGAGGCAATACGGAAATCCTGCAGCGGGCGGATTGA
- a CDS encoding S41 family peptidase yields the protein MASVLDDSTFFMRIPGFYDYDKERIEEMLTWYRDDIRRCPYFIIDLRGNSGGQDPAYEALLPLLYTHPFVSKGVEWYASAGNIEEFETALKEGDIVDGEEGIAWTKALIREMKKHRGGFVIHPYDQGESDTVVYDTVYAYPRRVGILIDKSNASAAERFLLFAKNSAKVTLFGNEHTAGILDYSNAVPHTLPSGRYELVLPMTRSLDLPDHPIDNIGIAPDCRIPFPRPTDLYDKLDSWVYFVRNYFQLEDDLKQEDAE from the coding sequence ATGGCCAGCGTACTCGACGACAGTACCTTCTTTATGCGGATTCCGGGTTTTTATGATTATGATAAAGAACGCATCGAAGAGATGTTGACATGGTATCGGGACGATATACGAAGATGCCCCTATTTTATCATCGATCTCAGAGGGAATAGCGGAGGACAAGATCCGGCTTATGAAGCGCTTCTTCCTCTTTTGTACACCCATCCTTTCGTCTCCAAAGGCGTGGAGTGGTACGCTTCGGCGGGAAATATCGAGGAATTCGAAACGGCATTGAAAGAGGGCGATATAGTGGATGGGGAAGAAGGTATCGCTTGGACGAAAGCCCTGATCCGGGAAATGAAAAAGCACCGTGGCGGTTTTGTCATCCATCCGTATGATCAGGGCGAATCGGATACGGTCGTCTACGATACGGTATATGCATACCCGCGCAGGGTGGGTATTTTGATCGATAAGTCGAATGCTTCGGCTGCCGAACGATTTTTGCTGTTTGCGAAAAATAGCGCCAAAGTGACTTTGTTCGGGAACGAGCATACGGCCGGGATACTGGATTATTCCAATGCCGTACCCCACACTTTGCCGTCGGGGAGATACGAACTGGTTCTTCCGATGACCCGGTCGCTCGACCTGCCGGATCATCCGATCGACAACATCGGCATTGCGCCGGACTGCCGTATTCCCTTTCCTCGCCCGACCGATTTGTACGACAAGCTGGATTCGTGGGTCTATTTCGTGAGGAATTATTTTCAGTTGGAAGATGATCTGAAGCAGGAAGATGCGGAGTGA